Proteins co-encoded in one Spirosoma endbachense genomic window:
- a CDS encoding LytR/AlgR family response regulator transcription factor encodes MTLTCIAVDDEPLALGLVCAFIEKTPFLQLVGRYSSAVEALQGLLSGPVDVIFLDIQMPDLTGLELARVLERSNRGALTTRIVFTTAFDQFAIDGFRVDALDYLLKPFNYEEFLRAATKARQYFELVQRVEVTPVIMPAPAISPAEVTDDFLFLKVEYQLVRIAYNDILYIEGLKDYVKVYRQSDPDKPLLSLTSLKALEEKLPARYFMRVHRSYIVALDRISAVTRNSVQIGSVLIPVSDQYKDTFGQFISRWL; translated from the coding sequence ATCACGCTTACCTGCATTGCGGTAGATGATGAACCTCTCGCCCTGGGGCTGGTCTGTGCCTTTATCGAAAAAACGCCATTTTTGCAATTAGTTGGTCGCTATAGCAGTGCTGTTGAAGCGTTGCAGGGTTTATTGTCAGGTCCGGTTGATGTTATTTTCCTCGACATTCAGATGCCTGACCTGACCGGGCTTGAGCTGGCCCGCGTTCTGGAACGCAGCAATCGGGGTGCGCTCACGACACGAATTGTCTTTACAACCGCTTTCGATCAGTTTGCCATCGATGGATTTCGGGTAGATGCGCTGGATTATCTGCTGAAGCCTTTCAATTACGAAGAGTTTTTACGGGCAGCCACGAAAGCCCGCCAATATTTCGAGTTGGTGCAACGTGTTGAGGTTACGCCTGTAATTATGCCTGCGCCAGCAATTTCTCCGGCTGAAGTGACCGACGATTTTCTGTTTTTAAAAGTTGAATATCAGCTTGTTCGCATCGCTTACAACGACATTCTGTATATTGAAGGCTTGAAGGATTACGTGAAAGTATACCGCCAGAGCGACCCCGACAAGCCGCTGTTGTCCTTAACGAGCCTCAAAGCACTCGAAGAAAAATTACCTGCCAGGTACTTTATGCGGGTGCATCGATCCTATATTGTAGCCCTGGATCGGATCAGTGCCGTTACGCGCAATTCGGTGCAGATCGGGTCTGTCCTGATTCCCGTCAGCGATCAGTACAAGGACACTTTTGGTCAATTCATTAGCCGCTGGCTGTAA
- a CDS encoding protein-S-isoprenylcysteine O-methyltransferase, translating to MNHDLVFRILLLACYIPSQLIRQYILRKNPHAKTVKSVNQRRELLMYRIGVGLFVLPIFYGLTNWLDFASFTLPFWLRWTGFGISLLAAVVLLLSHQALGANWTGQLNIQENHVLVVRGIYTYVCHPMYLSFLLSGIGTLLLSANWFIGASLLIWFWIMYLGRINHEEQVMISEFGEQYETYMRSTGRLLPKIL from the coding sequence ATGAATCATGATCTGGTTTTCCGCATTTTATTATTGGCGTGTTATATACCCAGCCAACTAATCAGACAGTACATTTTACGGAAAAATCCGCATGCAAAGACTGTAAAATCAGTTAACCAGAGACGAGAGTTACTTATGTATCGAATAGGCGTCGGCTTATTCGTTCTCCCTATTTTTTATGGCTTAACGAATTGGCTCGATTTCGCCAGTTTTACCTTACCATTTTGGTTAAGATGGACTGGTTTTGGCATTTCATTGCTGGCGGCCGTTGTCCTGCTGCTTTCTCACCAGGCTTTGGGGGCAAACTGGACCGGACAACTAAACATTCAGGAGAATCATGTTTTGGTGGTCAGAGGTATCTATACTTATGTCTGCCATCCGATGTATCTATCTTTCCTGTTATCTGGTATCGGAACCCTGTTACTTTCTGCCAATTGGTTCATTGGAGCGTCCTTACTTATCTGGTTCTGGATCATGTATCTGGGTAGAATTAACCATGAGGAACAGGTGATGATTAGTGAGTTTGGTGAACAGTACGAAACGTATATGCGCTCAACAGGACGTTTGCTGCCTAAAATACTGTAA
- a CDS encoding sensor histidine kinase has translation MAATRFSRRYVSLLSHVLGWGLLGYLLFFSQSFNSEIHLPDLFWVRQGIFFGLMVGTFYLNSQLLVPRFLLSGQTGRYLLVLAGIVISTLFILWCIETWFNLPILLHRAFHPDGKGQPKFYGWIQPAVFTILLVLGISTSMALLQKWQTDTNLRLALEQAKTTSELSFLKAQINPHFFFNTLNNIYALTLLDVETAREALHRLSRMMRYVLYDTQAGTTLLSKELSFVGDYIQLMQLRLTDKVTVTLNSPNPLHDQPIAPMLLLPFVENAFKHGVSALQPSWITITLQQQQNKLLLDVRNTLFAEKTPSLEAGNGIGLTNTRRRLDLLYPDQYVLAINEHTPAGEYHVHLTLNLS, from the coding sequence ATGGCTGCTACCCGATTTTCACGCCGATACGTTTCATTACTAAGCCATGTGCTGGGCTGGGGATTACTGGGCTACCTGCTTTTTTTCTCACAGTCGTTCAATTCCGAAATCCATCTACCTGATTTATTCTGGGTCAGGCAAGGTATTTTTTTCGGCCTGATGGTGGGCACCTTTTACCTGAACTCCCAACTTCTAGTACCCCGTTTTTTGCTATCCGGTCAAACCGGACGTTATCTGCTGGTACTGGCAGGCATCGTTATTTCCACCCTTTTCATCTTGTGGTGTATTGAAACCTGGTTTAATCTACCCATTCTGCTACACAGAGCTTTTCACCCGGACGGAAAGGGTCAGCCTAAATTCTATGGCTGGATTCAACCAGCGGTATTTACAATTCTGCTGGTTTTAGGCATTAGCACCAGCATGGCTTTGTTGCAAAAGTGGCAAACCGACACCAATCTGCGGCTGGCGCTGGAGCAGGCAAAAACAACGTCTGAACTCTCGTTTCTGAAGGCTCAGATTAACCCGCACTTTTTTTTCAATACCCTCAACAATATCTACGCCTTAACCTTACTCGACGTAGAGACCGCCCGCGAAGCGTTGCACCGGCTCTCACGGATGATGCGCTACGTCTTGTACGACACCCAGGCGGGCACTACGCTGCTGAGTAAAGAACTGTCGTTTGTCGGCGACTACATTCAGCTCATGCAGCTTCGTCTAACCGATAAAGTTACTGTTACCCTCAATTCACCAAACCCGCTTCACGATCAGCCGATTGCGCCTATGCTCCTGTTGCCTTTTGTCGAAAATGCGTTTAAACACGGCGTCAGTGCACTCCAACCAAGCTGGATCACGATTACCCTCCAACAGCAGCAGAACAAGCTCTTACTGGATGTTAGGAACACCCTGTTTGCCGAAAAAACACCCTCTCTCGAAGCGGGAAATGGCATCGGGCTAACCAACACCCGTCGGCGGCTCGATCTGCTTTATCCGGATCAATACGTACTGGCTATCAATGAGCATACCCCTGCCGGCGAGTACCATGTTCATCTAACCCTCAATTTATCATGA